DNA from Sulfitobacter albidus:
GAGCGAATTGGCAACGCAGTTCGATGTGCATCCCAACCAGATCAAGCAGTGGAAGGATCAGCTTCTCGACGGCGTGACAGATGTCTTTGATGACAAGCCGAAGGCGTCAAAAGAACCTGAGATCGATGTGAAATCGTTGCACGCGAAGATTGGCCAGTTGACGCTGGAGAATATTTTTTGGAAGGAGCGCTCGACAAGGCCGGTCTGTTGCCGAGCGCAAAGAAATGACGGATCGCGACCACAAGCTGAGCCTGGCCCGCCAGGCCGATCTGCTCGGGATCAGCCGGGGGAGCTTATACTATGAGCCGCGCCCGGTCGGCGCGGGCGATCTGAAGCTGATGCGTCGGATCGACGAGTTGCACATGGAGTATCCGTTCGCGGGCAGCCGCATGATGAAGGGTTTCTTGCGCCAGGAAGGCTTCACCGCCGGACGATTGCATGTGGCCACCTGCATGAAGCGCATGGGCATTCAGGCGCTCTATCGCAGGCCAAACACGTCGAAACCGGCACCGGGTCACAAGGTATATCCCTATCTGCTGAGAAAGCTGGCTGTGACCCGCCTGAACCAGGTTTGGGCCATGGATATCACCTACATCCCAATGGCGCGCGGATTCGTCTATCTGGTTGCCGTGCTGGACTGGTTCAGCCGAAAAGTCCTGGCCTGGCGACTATCGACAACGCTGGAAACCGGCCCGTGCATAGAAGCTCTGAAAGAGGCGATGCGCCACCATGGCAAGCCCGAGATCATGAACACGGATCAGGGCAGCCAGTTCACATCCATCGACTTTATCAAGACGCTGAAAGAGGCGGACATCCAGATCAGCATGGATGGCAAGGGCGCATGGCGGGACAACGTCTTCGTCGAACGTCTGTGGCGAACGATCAAATATGAGGAGGTCTATCTGCGCGCCTATGACAGCGTGTCGAAGGCTCGGGAAAGCCTGCGCCGATATCTGAAGTTCTACAACACGTGGAGACCGCATTCATCGCTGGACGGGAAAACACCCGATAAGGCATATCTCAACCCGTCGGCACCAATCCCGGGGGCGGCATAATCGAGCGGGAAATCCACCTACGGAGTGGCTCCAAACTGTTCAAACAAACCGAACCACCTCTCTGACACTTGCGAACGGAAGAATATCGGTGCGAAATTGACGCTGCCCGAGTGTGTTTGACAAGCAGCTAGCGCCGACCCCTGTTTCCGTCTGCTGGGTCGGTTTCGGGCAGAGCCTGCTTGGCGGAACGTTTGACGTGCTACACGAATTCGCAGGGACAAGAACAGCACGCCCGCCCCCAATCGTTTCCCCGATCAGAGTCAGCAAGAAAACCAATCGCACCTGTCAGGGGCACCACGGGCACATGATTGCGGGGAAATCTGGTGCTGCTGGAGAGAATCGAACTCTCGACCTCTCCCTTACCAAGGGAGTGCTCTACCTCTGAGCTACAGCAGCGCCGTGCGGGGTGATTAGCCCCTCTGATCCCGTCGCGCAAGCCTATTTTCCGAAGCAAACTGGACCCGGTATCGGCGCTGCGGTAGACACGTCCCATGACGCAGAAAGACACCGGTGAATCCGCAAACACAAGGTCCAAGCAATCGGCCGCTGCCGAGCGGGAGGCGCGGTTGAAACAGGCGCTCAAGGCCAATATGGGACGACGCAAGGCACAGGCGCGGGCGCGCGAGGCGCAGGGCGATACAGGTACGGTGCAGCAGGCACCCAAAAAGGAAGACTGAGCATGGACGAAATTCTGGTACGCGGTGGCGGCTCGCTGAGCGGGCAAATTCCGATCGCGGGCGCAAAGAACGCATGTTTGACACTGATGCCCGCCACTCTTTTGAGTGAAGAGCCGCTGACCCTGACCAACGCGCCGCGCCTGTCGGACATCCGTACGATGACGCAGCTTTTGCAGTCGCTGGGCGCCGAGGTGACCTCGCTGCAGGAGGGGCGCGTGCTGGCCATGTCGACCCATGGCGCGATCAATACCCGTGCAGAGTATGACATCGTGCGCAAGATGCGCGCCTCCAATCTGGTGTTGGGGCCACTTCTGGCGCGTGAGGGTTATGCCGAGGTTTCGCTGCCCGGGGGCTGTGCGATTGGCGCACGGCCGATGGACATCCATACCGATGGTCTGACCCTGATGGGGGCCGAGATTGATCTGCGCGACGGGTATCTTTACGCCAAGGCGGCGGGCGGGCGGCTCAAGGGGGCGGTGATCGACTTCCCCTTTGCCTCCGTCGGGGCGACCGAAAACATCATGATGGCAGCGACGCTGGCCAAGGGGACGACCATCATCAACAACGCCGCGCGCGAGCCGGAGATCGTGGATCTGGCGCGCTGCCTGCGCGCCATGGGTGCCCAGATCGAGGGTGATGGCACGTCGTCCATCACCATCCAGGGGGTTGACCGGCTGGGTGCCGCGACCCATCCCGTCGTGACGGACAGGATCGAATTGGGCACCTATATGCTGGCGCCCGCCATCTGTGGCGGAGAGGTGGAATGCCTCGGCGGCCGGATCGAGCTGGTGGGGGCCTTCTGCGAAAAGCTGGATGCGGCGGGAATCGACGTGACCGAAACGGAAAAGGGCCTGAAGGTACGCCGCCGCGAGGATCGCGTGCGCGCGGTGGATGTGACGACTGAACCCTTCCCCGGGTTTCCCACCGATTTGCAGGCGCAGATGATGGCGTTGATGTGCACGGCGACGGGCACCTCGACGCTTGAAGAAAAGATTTTCGAGAATCGTTTCATGCACGCGCCCGAGTTGATCCGAATGGGCGCCGACATCGACGTGCAAGGTGGCCGGGCCGTGGTGACCGGTGTTGATCAGCTCAAGGGCGCGCCGGTGATGGCGACGGATCTGCGCGCCTCGGTGTCGTTGATCCTGGCGGGCATGGCCGCGCGGGGAGAGACAAAGGTCTCGCGCGTGTACCATCTGGATCGTGGGTATGAGCACGTCGTGGCCAAGCTGCGCGGCGTGGGCGCCAACATCGAGAGGATCAAGGGCGCATGAGTGATGACGCACGGTTTGAAGACGGGGCAGAGGCGCCGCTGAACCTTGGCGCACTGGACGCCGAGGATCTGCAAATCCTGTCGTCGCTGGCACAGGACGCCGTGTTTCCGGCATCCGAAATGCGGTGGCTGCCGGGTGAGCGGCGCTTTGCGCTGCTGGTCAACCGGATGCGCTGGGAAGATGCAGGAACGGACCGCCATGCGCCGGAGCGGGTGCAATCCGTGCTGACGATCGAAAACGTGCAGGGGGTCGCGTCGCAAGGGGTCCCAAAGGGGGATGCCGACACGATCCTGTCGCTGCTCGCGGTCGCATTCAGCGAAACCGACGCGCCTTCGGGCCATGTTACGCTGACACTTGCCGGGGACGGCGCGATCCGCCTGAGCGTCGAGGCGTTGGAGGTGAACCTGCGCGACGTGACCAAGCCCTACGTGGCTCCTTCGGGCAAACGACCCCGGCATGACGTGTGAGATCCGCCGCCTCACCGGCGCGGATGTAGCCCTGTGGCGGGATCTGCGCCTCGAGGCGCTGCGAATTTTTCCCGCGAATTTCCTGACGACACTTGCGGAGGAAGAGAAACGCAGCGATGCCGACCGTGTCCGGATGCTGGAGGCGCGGCAGGTTTTCGGGCTTTTCCTCGAAGGGGCAGCGGCGGGAACGGCCGCGCTGGATCCCGAACCGGCCCCTGCCACCGCACACCGCGTGACACTCAATGCATTCTACGTGCGGCCTGCGTTTCACGGCGGACCGGGGGCGCGCGCGCTGTTGGCCCATGTGATACAGGTAGCCAGCGCGCAGGGCTTCGTTCAGCTTGAGCTGTGCGTGGCCGCTGACAACACCCGCGCGATCCGCTTTTACGAACGCGAAGGGTTCACGGTATGGGGGCGTCTGCCCCGTTCGGTGCGGCTGGTAGACAGCTATCAGGATGATCTGTTCATGCTGCGCCCCCTCGACGCAGCTGCGATGGCTTGAGCCTGCGCGCAAACCCCGCTACCTCCTGACGCAATCCCTGAAGGAGCCGACATGCCCGTTTTCCTCGATGCCACCGACCCTGAGTTCGAGCAGGGGTTCACCACGCTACTGGGCGCCAAGCGTGAGGACAGCCCCGATGTGGACGATACCGTTGCCGCGATCATCGCGGATGTGCGCGCGCGCGGGGATGCTGCGGTAATCGACTACACCGCGCGGTTCGACAGGATCACACCCGAAACGCTGGCGATTTCATCCGAGGAGATCGCCGCGGCGGTCGCGGCGGTACCGGCGGCGGAGCGCGCGGCGCTCGAGCAGGCGGCGGCGCGTATCCGCGCCTATCACGAACGCCAGCTGCCCGAAGACGCCGAATGGACCGACGCGGAGGGCGCAACGCTGGGGTGGCGGTGGACGGCTGTTTCTGCCGCCGGGCTCTACGTGCCCGGTGGGTTGGCAAGCTATCCTTCCTCGGTGCTGATGAACGCAATCCCGGCCAAGGTGGCGGGCGTGGGGCGGCTTGCGATGGTGGTGCCGACGCCGGATGGTGTGCTCAACCCGCTGGTATTGCTGGCCGCGCAAATCTCCGGTGTGGATGAAATCTACCGTATCGGTGGGGCGCAGGCAGTCGCAGCACTTGCCTACGGGACTGAGAGCATCGCGCCGGTCGACAAGATCACGGGCCCCGGCAACGCCTATGTCGCGGCAGCCAAACGGCGGGTGTTCGGCAAGGTCGGCATCGACATGATCGCGGGCCCCTCCGAGATCCTCGTGATTGCCGACGCCGAGAACGATCCCGATTGGATCGCGCTGGACCTGCTGAGCCAGGCCGAACACGACGAGAGCGCGCAGTCGATCCTGATCACCACCGATGCAGCATTCGGCAAGGCCGTGGCGCAGGCAGTGGATAAACGTCTCGAAACGCTGCAACGGCGCGCCATTGCGGGCGCAAGCTGGCGCGATTTTGGCGCGATCATCACGGTGCCGGATCTGACCACCGCCGCCGCACTGAGCGACCGGATTGCGCCCGAGCATCTGGAGCTGTGCGTGGCCGACCCAGACGCGCTGAGCGCGCGCATCACCCATGCCGGGGCGATCTTTCTCGGACAGTGGACGCCGGAAGCCATCGGCGATTACGTCGGTGGACCGAACCACGTGCTGCCGACGGCGCGATCGGCGCGGTTCTCCTCGGGGCTGTCGACGCTGGATTTCATGAAACGCACAACGCTTGCACGCATGACCCCCGCCGCCCTGCGCGCCATCGGGCCCGCCGCCGAAACGCTGGCCCAGTCCGAAAGCCTTGAGGCGCATGGCCTGTCCGTGACGGCGCGTCTGCGCACCCTCAACGACTAGCGCCGCGCTGCGGCATGCGGTAGACAGGTCATGAAATCCACCCCGGCCCGGAGCCGACACCATGACCCGCATTACCAACATCGTGCTCGATGATGCCAATCTGCCGCCGCCCACGCCCGAGATCGAGCAGGAGCGCCGCGTCGCCATGTTCGACCTGCTGGAGGACAACACATTTGTGCTGCCCACCCGCGAGGAGCGCAGCGCACCGCCCGGCCCCTATCATCTGGGCCTGTCGATCCGCGACAAGCGGCTGGTGTTCGACGTCGCCACCGAAGATGCGCAGAAGGCGGCGGAGTTCCACCTGTCGCTCGGCCCCTTCCGGCAGGTGGTGAAGGATTATTTCCAGATCTGCGAGTCGTATTTCGACGCGGTCAAGAAACTCCCCCCCGCGCAGATCGAGACGATCGACATGGCCCGTCGTGGCATCCACATGGAAGGCAGCCGGGTGTTGCAGGAGCGGCTTGAAGGCAAGGCAGAGATCGACATCGACACCGCGCGGCGCCTTTTCACTCTTATCTGCGTTTTGCATTTCGGGGGCTGAGGGGTGACGCAGGACCTGCCCGGATCGGTTCTGTTTTGTTGCGATCACAACGCCGTGCGCTCTCCGATGGCCGAGGGCATCATGAAAAAGCTCTACGGGATGGATACATACGTGCAATCCGTCGGCGTGAAGAATGACCTTGAAATCGACGGCTTCTCCATCGCCGTGTGCCAGGAAATGGACGTGGAGCTGTCGCGCCACCGCTCACGCAGTTTTGACGAGATGGAGCAATGGGGCGATGATCTGAGCTCCTTTGATCTGGTGATCGCACTTTCCCCCGCCTCGCAACGCCGCGCGCTGGAATTGACGCGGGTGTTTCATCTCGACGTGGAATATTGGCCGATCCTTGATCCCACAGGGCTGGGGGAGACGCGCGATGCCAAGCTGACGCAGTTCCGTGCGGCCCGCGACCAGATCATCGGGCGCATTACCGACCGCTTTGGCGCCCCGACCCAGCCGCAGATTTGAGAGCAGCCCATGATCGATGAAATCATACGTTATTTTGAGGCTTTCAACCGGGGCGATACGCAGGCCATGCTCGATTGCCTTGCCCCCGACGTGGCGCACCACGTGAACGAAGGACAGGTGCGCGTGGGAAAGGAGGCCTTTGCCGCCTTCTGTGCCCACATGACGCGCTGCTACCGGGAGGAGCTGACCGATCTGGTGATCTTTGAGGCGGAGGGCGGCACGCGGGCGGCGGCGGAATACACCATCAACGGTACATATCTCGCAACCGATGACGGTCTGCCGGAGGCGCGGGGCCAGACATACTGCCTGCCTGCCGGATCATTCTTCTCCCTTGCGGGCGGCAAGATCACGCGCGTGACGACCTACTACAACCTCGGGGACTGGACCGCGCAGGTCTCCGCGTGACGCTTGCGGTGCGGGTCTTGCACGGCGACGCGCTGGCCTCGGCGTTGCAGGATGTGGCGCGGCTGCGGATCGAGGTCTTTGCCGATTGGCCGTATCTCTACGACGGGGATCTTGCCTATGAGGCGCGGTATCTTGAGACCTACCGGCATGCGCGCGATGCGATCGTGGTGGGCGCCTTCGATGGAAAGCGTCTGGTCGGCGCCAGCACCGGCAGCCCGCTGACACAGCACGCCGATGACTTTGCCCGCGCGTTCAACGACACCGAGTTTGCGTTGGATGAGGTATTCTATTGTGCGGAAAGTGTGCTGTTGCCCGCGTACCGGGGTCAGGGCGTGGGGCACCGTTTCTTTGATCTGCGCGAAGCCCACGCGCGGGCGGCCGGGTTTGCCTATTGCGCGTTCTGTGCGGTGATCCGCGCGCAGGATCATCCGGCCCGCCCTGCGGACGCCCGCGCGCTCGATCCGTTCTGGCGCGCCCGCGGCTATGCGCCCCTGCCGGGTGTCATCGCGAAATTTGCGTGGAAGGATCACGAAGAGGCGCAAGAAAGCGCCAAGCCGCTACAATTCTGGATCCGCGCGCTCTAGCCGTTGCTGCAAATTGCGGCGGCGCTCTGCCCAAAGGCTTTCCACGTGGACCAGAACGCATTGTCAGACGCGCGGTCGGACTGCCGCCAGACCTGCAGTTTGTGCGGATCCTTGAAGGCTTTGACCCCGCGCCGTTGCTCCGCACTCGACAGCTCACGATCCGCGACCGCCTGAATGCAGCCACAACGCGCGTTGGTTGCGGCCCGGCGCCCCTCGGCGAGGCAGGCGCGCTGGATCGGGCCCGTCGCGTACAGCTGTGTCGGCGCCAGGGTCCCCCGCGTTGACAAGCTTGCGTTTCCGCCGCCGCAGGCGGCCAGTGTGGTCACCGCGACCAGCGCATATGCCATCGTTTTCATCAATCTGCCCTCGATCTGTCCGCGATTGGGGTTGGCCCCATTTGTGCGGCGCGTTTCTGCTCTGCTTCCAGTATGCCCGAATCCAGTGCCATCGGCAAATGTTGAAAACGGGGACATCGTGCCGCAGGGTGGGAGGACGACCCGCACGGGACCCCCTTCCGGGCCAGCGGGACCCGAGCGGCGTTCGCCACACAATCCTGCCCCTGTCGCCTGCGGCATCATCCCCATTGACCGCCCCCGCAAAGCCCATCATATCAGGGCCATGACACCGCTTTCACACATCCGCAATTTCTCGATCGTGGCCCACATCGACCACGGGAAATCCACCCTTGCCGATCGTCTCATCCAAGAGACGAACACGGTCAGCCTGCGCGAGATGAAAGAGCAAATGCTCGACAGTATGGATATCGAGCGCGAGCGCGGCATCACGATCAAGGCGCAGACCGTTCGGATCAATTACACCGCCAAGAACGGTGAGGATTACGTCCTCAACCTGATCGACACCCCCGGCCACGTCGATTTCGCCTATGAGGTCTCCCGCTCGATGCGCGCGGTCGAAGGCTCTTTGCTGGTGGTGGACAGCACCCAGGGCGTCGAGGCGCAGACGCTGGCCAACGTGTATCACGCCATCGACGCCGACCATGAGATCGTGCCGGTCCTGAACAAGATCGACCTGCCTGCCTCCGACTGTGACCGCGTGGCGGAGCAGATCGAGGATGTGATCGGCATCGACGCCTCCGGGGCCATTCGGGTGTCGGCCAAGACTGGCCAAGGCATCGTGGAGACGCTGGAGAGTATCGTGCACAACCTGCCCGCACCCAAGGGCACGCAGGATGCGCCGCTGAAGGCAATGCTGGTGGACAGCTGGTACGACAGCTACCTTGGTGTTATCGTTCTGGTGCGGATCATGGATGGTCAGCTGAAAAAGGGTGACCGGATCAAGATGCTGTCAAACGGATCGACACATCACGTCGACCGTATCGGTGTCTTCCGCCCCGCAATGACCGAGATCGACGTTCTTGGCCCCGGCGAAATCGGGTTTCTCACCGCGTCCATCAAGCAGGTGCGCGACACCCGCGTCGGTGATACGATCACGACCGAAAAAAAGGGCACCGAGGACGCGCTGCCGGGCTTCAAACCGTCGCAGCCGGTGGTTTTCTGTGGTCTCTTCCCCGTCGATTCAGCCGAATTCGAGGATCTGCGCGATGCCATCGAAAAGCTCGCGCTCAACGACGCAAGCTTCAGCTACGAGATGGAGACGTCAGCGGCGCTCGGCTTCGGCTTCCGCTGTGGTTTCCTGGGTCTGTTGCACCTGGAAGTGATCCGCGACCGGATCGAGCGGGAGTATGACATTGATCTGATCACCACCGCGCCCTCGGTGATTTATCACGTGCACATGCGCGACGGTGAGATGATCGAGCTGCACAACCCCGCAGACATGCCGGACCTGACGCTGGTCGATCACCTTGAAGAGCCGCGGATCAAGGCGACAATCCTCGTGCCCGACGATTACCTCGGTGACGTGCTGAAGCTGTGCCAGGACCGTCGCGGCATTCAGGAAGACCTCACCTACGCGGGCTCCCGCGCAATGGTGGTATACGATCTGCCGCTCAATGAAGTGGTGTTTGATTTCTACGACCGGCTGAAATCGGTGACGAAAGGCTATGCGTCGTTTGACTACCAGATGATCGGCTACCGCACGGATAATCTGGTCAAGATGAGCATCCTCGTGAACGATGAACCCGTCGATGCGCTGAGCACAATGGTGCACCGGGACCGCGCCGAGGGCCGGGGCCGTGCAATGGTCGAAAAGCTCAAGGATCTCATTCCCCGCCACATGTTCAAAATCCCGATCCAAGCGGCAATCGGCGGTAAGGTCATCGCGCGCGAGACGCTTTCAGCGATGCGCAAGGATGTGACGGCCAAATGCTACGGCGGGGATGCGACGCGCAAACGCAAGCTGCTGGACAAGCAGAAGGCCGGTAAAAAGAAGATGCGCCAGTTTGGGAAAGTGGACATTCCGCAGGAAGCGTTTATTTCGGCGCTGAAAATGGATGGCTGAGTGCTGCTCAGCCTGAAACGTTTGAAGGGCGGGCGGTAAGACCTCCACATGGGGGCTTGCGCGCGCGCGTGGTATTGGCCGACTGAAGGCGCGATTCAGAATTCGCAACTACGGCGGCGATATGAAAACCCATCGCGAAATAATCGAAAATTGCGGCGTATCGACGATGCGCGAGGCAATTAACGCAGGCACGCCGTCTGCGGCGTGTTCGCGCAGCATGAGAACACGTTTTCGCTGCTCCGCACGGGGAGGCCGCCGGGTCCACGGTCTCTCCCTGCAACCACCGGTTTGGCGGGCAGCCGCAAAAGCTACCCTTACTCCTTCAACGCCTCAATCCGCTCGCTTGCCTGTGCCTTCGTCAGCCCGTCTTGATACTCCTCCCCCTTTTGCTCGCAGAGCGTCTTGAGGTAGCTCGCTTGCGCACCGGTCATGGGCTCGTCCCCGGTAACCCAGTCTTCGGGGTCCTTGATGGCGTTATCCGTGGGGTTCTGTTTTGGGTCGGACATGGATGATCTCCTTTTGTTCACCCGACTAACCCGCAATGGCGCCAAGGGTTCCGTCAGATGACTCGTGCCACCTCCGCGCCGCCGTCCAGGAGTTCGGCAAGACACCGTTCCGCAAAATCCCAAACCTCCGGTGTGTGCACCAAATGATGTGTCAGCAGGCCAAGCGGTTCGGTGGCGTCTGCCTGTTTGGTCAGGCGCGCGCGCACCGTGGCCGTCAGCCGGGCGACGAGTGTGGTCTGATCCACCAAACCGCGGGTGCCGCGCCAGTCGATAGGATCGATGTGGGTGTTGATCTGTGTGATCCCGGGCGCGGGCGGGGATGTCTCGCGGGGGCCGTAGGTTGAGACCGCTGCATATCCCGCCGTTGCGATATCGGGCATCAACGATGGGGTGAGCCGGTTCCAAGGGGGCACAAACATCGGCATCGTGCGGGTGCCGAAGGCTGCGCGCAACGTGGCAAGCCCCGCTTCCAGTTCTTCCGGGGCTGCCGCACGCGGGTGACCGAACTCGGCTTTTTTCGCGCCCTCGGGTGCGTGATTGACATGGCGCCACCCGTGCACCACCGGGACCAGCGCGGGCGTGTCCGCAATGAATGGCGCAAGTGAGCCCTCAAGCGCACCGGGGATCACCGCGAGATGGACCGGCACGCGGAGCCGCACCGACAGCCGGGTCAGACGCTCAAGCGCGGGCGTTGCGGCAACGGCATCATCGTCGCGCCACCAGATCGGCAGCGCGCAGCCTTGCCTGCGCATCTCGCGCAGGGTGGCGCGCAGCGGGGACCAGACGCTCACCGCGCGGCTCGCA
Protein-coding regions in this window:
- a CDS encoding IS3 family transposase (programmed frameshift) gives rise to the protein MARRPRRNHSPAFKARVALAALKGDKTMSELATQFDVHPNQIKQWKDQLLDGVTDVFDDKPKASKEPEIDVKSLHAKIGQLTLENIFFGRSARQGRSVAERKEMTDRDHKLSLARQADLLGISRGSLYYEPRPVGAGDLKLMRRIDELHMEYPFAGSRMMKGFLRQEGFTAGRLHVATCMKRMGIQALYRRPNTSKPAPGHKVYPYLLRKLAVTRLNQVWAMDITYIPMARGFVYLVAVLDWFSRKVLAWRLSTTLETGPCIEALKEAMRHHGKPEIMNTDQGSQFTSIDFIKTLKEADIQISMDGKGAWRDNVFVERLWRTIKYEEVYLRAYDSVSKARESLRRYLKFYNTWRPHSSLDGKTPDKAYLNPSAPIPGAA
- the murA gene encoding UDP-N-acetylglucosamine 1-carboxyvinyltransferase; its protein translation is MDEILVRGGGSLSGQIPIAGAKNACLTLMPATLLSEEPLTLTNAPRLSDIRTMTQLLQSLGAEVTSLQEGRVLAMSTHGAINTRAEYDIVRKMRASNLVLGPLLAREGYAEVSLPGGCAIGARPMDIHTDGLTLMGAEIDLRDGYLYAKAAGGRLKGAVIDFPFASVGATENIMMAATLAKGTTIINNAAREPEIVDLARCLRAMGAQIEGDGTSSITIQGVDRLGAATHPVVTDRIELGTYMLAPAICGGEVECLGGRIELVGAFCEKLDAAGIDVTETEKGLKVRRREDRVRAVDVTTEPFPGFPTDLQAQMMALMCTATGTSTLEEKIFENRFMHAPELIRMGADIDVQGGRAVVTGVDQLKGAPVMATDLRASVSLILAGMAARGETKVSRVYHLDRGYEHVVAKLRGVGANIERIKGA
- a CDS encoding DUF2948 family protein — translated: MSDDARFEDGAEAPLNLGALDAEDLQILSSLAQDAVFPASEMRWLPGERRFALLVNRMRWEDAGTDRHAPERVQSVLTIENVQGVASQGVPKGDADTILSLLAVAFSETDAPSGHVTLTLAGDGAIRLSVEALEVNLRDVTKPYVAPSGKRPRHDV
- a CDS encoding GNAT family N-acetyltransferase, which gives rise to MTCEIRRLTGADVALWRDLRLEALRIFPANFLTTLAEEEKRSDADRVRMLEARQVFGLFLEGAAAGTAALDPEPAPATAHRVTLNAFYVRPAFHGGPGARALLAHVIQVASAQGFVQLELCVAADNTRAIRFYEREGFTVWGRLPRSVRLVDSYQDDLFMLRPLDAAAMA
- the hisD gene encoding histidinol dehydrogenase encodes the protein MPVFLDATDPEFEQGFTTLLGAKREDSPDVDDTVAAIIADVRARGDAAVIDYTARFDRITPETLAISSEEIAAAVAAVPAAERAALEQAAARIRAYHERQLPEDAEWTDAEGATLGWRWTAVSAAGLYVPGGLASYPSSVLMNAIPAKVAGVGRLAMVVPTPDGVLNPLVLLAAQISGVDEIYRIGGAQAVAALAYGTESIAPVDKITGPGNAYVAAAKRRVFGKVGIDMIAGPSEILVIADAENDPDWIALDLLSQAEHDESAQSILITTDAAFGKAVAQAVDKRLETLQRRAIAGASWRDFGAIITVPDLTTAAALSDRIAPEHLELCVADPDALSARITHAGAIFLGQWTPEAIGDYVGGPNHVLPTARSARFSSGLSTLDFMKRTTLARMTPAALRAIGPAAETLAQSESLEAHGLSVTARLRTLND
- a CDS encoding UPF0262 family protein encodes the protein MTRITNIVLDDANLPPPTPEIEQERRVAMFDLLEDNTFVLPTREERSAPPGPYHLGLSIRDKRLVFDVATEDAQKAAEFHLSLGPFRQVVKDYFQICESYFDAVKKLPPAQIETIDMARRGIHMEGSRVLQERLEGKAEIDIDTARRLFTLICVLHFGG
- a CDS encoding low molecular weight phosphatase family protein, with the protein product MTQDLPGSVLFCCDHNAVRSPMAEGIMKKLYGMDTYVQSVGVKNDLEIDGFSIAVCQEMDVELSRHRSRSFDEMEQWGDDLSSFDLVIALSPASQRRALELTRVFHLDVEYWPILDPTGLGETRDAKLTQFRAARDQIIGRITDRFGAPTQPQI
- a CDS encoding ketosteroid isomerase-related protein; the protein is MIDEIIRYFEAFNRGDTQAMLDCLAPDVAHHVNEGQVRVGKEAFAAFCAHMTRCYREELTDLVIFEAEGGTRAAAEYTINGTYLATDDGLPEARGQTYCLPAGSFFSLAGGKITRVTTYYNLGDWTAQVSA
- a CDS encoding GNAT family N-acetyltransferase, encoding MTLAVRVLHGDALASALQDVARLRIEVFADWPYLYDGDLAYEARYLETYRHARDAIVVGAFDGKRLVGASTGSPLTQHADDFARAFNDTEFALDEVFYCAESVLLPAYRGQGVGHRFFDLREAHARAAGFAYCAFCAVIRAQDHPARPADARALDPFWRARGYAPLPGVIAKFAWKDHEEAQESAKPLQFWIRAL
- the lepA gene encoding translation elongation factor 4 gives rise to the protein MTPLSHIRNFSIVAHIDHGKSTLADRLIQETNTVSLREMKEQMLDSMDIERERGITIKAQTVRINYTAKNGEDYVLNLIDTPGHVDFAYEVSRSMRAVEGSLLVVDSTQGVEAQTLANVYHAIDADHEIVPVLNKIDLPASDCDRVAEQIEDVIGIDASGAIRVSAKTGQGIVETLESIVHNLPAPKGTQDAPLKAMLVDSWYDSYLGVIVLVRIMDGQLKKGDRIKMLSNGSTHHVDRIGVFRPAMTEIDVLGPGEIGFLTASIKQVRDTRVGDTITTEKKGTEDALPGFKPSQPVVFCGLFPVDSAEFEDLRDAIEKLALNDASFSYEMETSAALGFGFRCGFLGLLHLEVIRDRIEREYDIDLITTAPSVIYHVHMRDGEMIELHNPADMPDLTLVDHLEEPRIKATILVPDDYLGDVLKLCQDRRGIQEDLTYAGSRAMVVYDLPLNEVVFDFYDRLKSVTKGYASFDYQMIGYRTDNLVKMSILVNDEPVDALSTMVHRDRAEGRGRAMVEKLKDLIPRHMFKIPIQAAIGGKVIARETLSAMRKDVTAKCYGGDATRKRKLLDKQKAGKKKMRQFGKVDIPQEAFISALKMDG
- a CDS encoding DUF3072 domain-containing protein — translated: MSDPKQNPTDNAIKDPEDWVTGDEPMTGAQASYLKTLCEQKGEEYQDGLTKAQASERIEALKE
- a CDS encoding polysaccharide deacetylase family protein; the encoded protein is MSVWSPLRATLREMRRQGCALPIWWRDDDAVAATPALERLTRLSVRLRVPVHLAVIPGALEGSLAPFIADTPALVPVVHGWRHVNHAPEGAKKAEFGHPRAAAPEELEAGLATLRAAFGTRTMPMFVPPWNRLTPSLMPDIATAGYAAVSTYGPRETSPPAPGITQINTHIDPIDWRGTRGLVDQTTLVARLTATVRARLTKQADATEPLGLLTHHLVHTPEVWDFAERCLAELLDGGAEVARVI